A single region of the Micropterus dolomieu isolate WLL.071019.BEF.003 ecotype Adirondacks linkage group LG02, ASM2129224v1, whole genome shotgun sequence genome encodes:
- the hirip3 gene encoding HIRA-interacting protein 3 isoform X2, with protein MMVSVKETKSIRRFVCGQLRDEPDLSTLTLGILKRRYLAHVRRESLSPEARSFMKRVVEEELMKMQDNDKNGSELETKKPQNKRKREKENDKVISDRDDEEESRAKKSRCQPSSSSESEDKEDCKTGSEESDEEEQIKSGSEDGEQEVKKTNGNSKRQMTSEDSTDEEINTPEKEGNAKKANTAKKGEAGNRNTIQGKKTPQSDEENESDTDGKSERSDKINSSDSSDDSEKEEKVAEEKKNDDSDSDLSSVEDKQDNKKKKTGKKEASARGQKDDNKAVVRLKRYIALCGVKQNYKKLLNGCGSVRSQVAVLKKVLEDLGVSGQPSIAKCKKVRMKREEAQELAELDVNNIIATQGRAKRRGSSARQEKHDPPSSTYLRTLDSGSDSDQENSTHRGRRRATEWANLQGIISDDADSD; from the exons ATGATGGTGTCGGTGAAGGAGACAAAAAGTATCCGCAGGTTTGTGTGCGGTCAACTCCGCGATGAGCCAGACCTAAG CACACTGACCTTAGGGATTTTAAAAAGGCGATATCTGGCACATGTGCGACGTGAGTCATTGAGTCCAGAGGCCAGAAGTTTCATGAAACGGGTGGTTGAAGAGGAACTGATGAAAATGCAG GACAATGACAAAAATGGAAGCGAGCTGGAGACAAAGAAGCCCCAAAacaaaaggaagagagaaaaggaaaatgacAAGGTGATAAGTGACagagatgatgaagaggaaTCCAGGGCAAAGAAATCCCGTTGTCAGCCAAGCTCTTCATCAG AATCGGAGGATAAAGAGGACTGCAAAACCGGAAGCGAGGAGAGTGACGAGGAAGAGCAAATTAAATCTGGATCTGAGGATGGAGAGCAAGAGGTGAAAAAGACAAATGGAAACAGCAAACGGCAGATGACCAGTGAAGACTCTACAGACGAGGAAATTAATACGCCAGAAAAAGAAGGGAATGCAAAGAAAGCAAATACTGCAAAGAAGGGAGAGGCAGGAAATAGAAATACAATTCAAGGAAAGAAAACACCACAGAGTGATGAAGAGAATGAAAGTGACACGGATGGCAAGTCAGAAAGGAGCGACAAAATCAACAGCAGTGACTCCTCAGACGACAGTGAAAAAG AAGAAAAAGTcgcagaggaaaagaaaaatgatgaCTCGGACTCGGATTTATCCTCTGTGGAGGATAAGCAGgataataaaaagaagaaaacggGGAAAAAAGAGGCGAGCGCCAGAGGTCAAAAG GATGACAACAAAGCAGTCGTGAGGCTGAAACGCTACATCGCTCTCTGTGGTGTGAAGCAGAATTACAAGAAGCTCCTCAATGGATGTGGCTCTGTTCGCTCACAGGTGGCTGTGCTGAAGAAGGTGCTTGAAGATCTTGGTGTCAGTG GTCAGCCATCTattgcaaaatgcaaaaaagtcAGAATGAAGAGAGAGGAAGCTCAGGAACTAGCTGAGCTTGACGTCAACAACATCATCGCCACACAAG GTCGAGCTAAACGAAGAGGATCCTCAGCACGACAGGAAAAGCACGACCCTCCGTCCTCTACATACCTGCGCACTCTGGACTCCGGCTCTGATAGTGATCAGGAAAACAGTACACACAGGGGGCGCAGAAGAGCAACAGAGTGGGCCAACCTGCAGGGCATCATCAGTGATGATGCTGACAGCGACTGA
- the hirip3 gene encoding HIRA-interacting protein 3 isoform X1, which produces MMVSVKETKSIRRFVCGQLRDEPDLSTLTLGILKRRYLAHVRRESLSPEARSFMKRVVEEELMKMQDNDKNGSELETKKPQNKRKREKENDKVISDRDDEEESRAKKSRCQPSSSSESEDKEDCKTGSEESDEEEQIKSGSEDGEQEVKKTNGNSKRQMTSEDSTDEEINTPEKEGNAKKANTAKKGEAGNRNTIQGKKTPQSDEENESDTDGKSERSDKINSSDSSDDSEKEEKVSLKKKANTKKKGETGNTNKSQGKETQSDEENESDTDGKSENSDKVNNSDSSDNSEKEEKVSLKKKANTTKNGETGNTNKSQGTETPQSNKENESDTDSKLERSNKVKGSDSSDDSEKEEKVAEEKKNDDSDSDLSSVEDKQDNKKKKTGKKEASARGQKDDNKAVVRLKRYIALCGVKQNYKKLLNGCGSVRSQVAVLKKVLEDLGVSGQPSIAKCKKVRMKREEAQELAELDVNNIIATQGRAKRRGSSARQEKHDPPSSTYLRTLDSGSDSDQENSTHRGRRRATEWANLQGIISDDADSD; this is translated from the exons ATGATGGTGTCGGTGAAGGAGACAAAAAGTATCCGCAGGTTTGTGTGCGGTCAACTCCGCGATGAGCCAGACCTAAG CACACTGACCTTAGGGATTTTAAAAAGGCGATATCTGGCACATGTGCGACGTGAGTCATTGAGTCCAGAGGCCAGAAGTTTCATGAAACGGGTGGTTGAAGAGGAACTGATGAAAATGCAG GACAATGACAAAAATGGAAGCGAGCTGGAGACAAAGAAGCCCCAAAacaaaaggaagagagaaaaggaaaatgacAAGGTGATAAGTGACagagatgatgaagaggaaTCCAGGGCAAAGAAATCCCGTTGTCAGCCAAGCTCTTCATCAG AATCGGAGGATAAAGAGGACTGCAAAACCGGAAGCGAGGAGAGTGACGAGGAAGAGCAAATTAAATCTGGATCTGAGGATGGAGAGCAAGAGGTGAAAAAGACAAATGGAAACAGCAAACGGCAGATGACCAGTGAAGACTCTACAGACGAGGAAATTAATACGCCAGAAAAAGAAGGGAATGCAAAGAAAGCAAATACTGCAAAGAAGGGAGAGGCAGGAAATAGAAATACAATTCAAGGAAAGAAAACACCACAGAGTGATGAAGAGAATGAAAGTGACACGGATGGCAAGTCAGAAAGGAGCGACAAAATCAACAGCAGTGACTCCTCAGACGACAGTGAAAAAG AAGAAAAAGTCTCcctgaaaaagaaagcaaatactaAAAAGAAGGGAGAGACGggaaatacaaataaaagtcaAGGAAAGGAAACACAGAGTGATGAAGAGAATGAAAGTGACACGGATGGCAAGTCAGAAAACAGTGACAAAGTCAACAACAGTGACTCCTCAGACAACAGTGAAAAGG AAGAAAAAGTCTCcctgaaaaagaaagcaaatactaCAAAGAATGGAGAGACGggaaatacaaataaaagtcaAGGGACAGAAACACCCCAGAGTAATAAAGAGAACGAAAGTGACACGGACAGCAAGTTAGAAAGGAGCAACAAAGTCAAGGGCAGTGACTCCTCAGACGACAGTGAAAAAG AAGAAAAAGTcgcagaggaaaagaaaaatgatgaCTCGGACTCGGATTTATCCTCTGTGGAGGATAAGCAGgataataaaaagaagaaaacggGGAAAAAAGAGGCGAGCGCCAGAGGTCAAAAG GATGACAACAAAGCAGTCGTGAGGCTGAAACGCTACATCGCTCTCTGTGGTGTGAAGCAGAATTACAAGAAGCTCCTCAATGGATGTGGCTCTGTTCGCTCACAGGTGGCTGTGCTGAAGAAGGTGCTTGAAGATCTTGGTGTCAGTG GTCAGCCATCTattgcaaaatgcaaaaaagtcAGAATGAAGAGAGAGGAAGCTCAGGAACTAGCTGAGCTTGACGTCAACAACATCATCGCCACACAAG GTCGAGCTAAACGAAGAGGATCCTCAGCACGACAGGAAAAGCACGACCCTCCGTCCTCTACATACCTGCGCACTCTGGACTCCGGCTCTGATAGTGATCAGGAAAACAGTACACACAGGGGGCGCAGAAGAGCAACAGAGTGGGCCAACCTGCAGGGCATCATCAGTGATGATGCTGACAGCGACTGA
- the kctd13 gene encoding BTB/POZ domain-containing adapter for CUL3-mediated RhoA degradation protein 1 — protein MSAEASAGSNAADSAQSAVSQPAFHNTDELGSRGLLGSKYVKLNVGGSLHYTTVQTLSKEDSMLRSICNGGTEVTIDSEGWVVLDRCGRHFGLVLNFLRDGSVPLPEDHRELEEVLKEAQYYRVQGLIQHCLSAMQKQKDVFESVCRIPMITSAKEEQKMIATCRKPVVKLQNNRGNNKYSYTSNSDDNLLKNIELFDKLVLRFNGRVLFVKDVLGDEICCWSFYGEGRKIAEVCCTSIVYATEKKQTKVEFPEARIFEETLNILIYETGRGSGPGGLHLLDSRGSLGTGQSEEEGAVGGDRRVRRIHVRRHIMHDERGHGQQTVYKD, from the exons ATGTCTGCTGAGGCTTCAGCTGGCAGTAATGCTGCTGACTCTGCCCAGTCTGCTGTTTCCCAGCCTGCCTTCCACAACACAGATGAGCTCGGAAGTCGCGGCCTACTGGGGAGCAaatatgttaaattaaatgttgGTGGTTCTCTGCATTACACGACCGTCCAGACGTTAAGCAAGGAAGACAGCATGTTGAGGAGCATATGTAACGGAGGAACAGAGGTTACCATAGACTCAGAag GTTGGGTTGTTTTGGATAGGTGCGGCCGACATTTTGGACTGGTTTTGAACTTCCTACGAGATGGCTCAGTACCGCTTCCGGAGGACCACAGGGAACTGGAGGAGGTTCTGAAAGAGGCTCAGTACTATCGGGTACAGGGACTCATCCAGCACTGCCTCAGTGCCATGCAG AAACAAAAGGATGTGTTTGAAAGTGTGTGTCGCATCCCCATGATTACCTCCGCCAAAGAAGAACAGAAGATGATTGCTACTTGTAGAAAG CCGGTAGTAAAACTGCAGAACAACAGAGGAAACAACAAATACTCTTACACCAG CAACTCTGATGATAACCTGCTGAAGAACATTGAACTGTTTGACAAACTTGTGCTACGATTCAATGGCCGTGTCCTGTTTGTCAAAGATGTGCTTGGGGATGAGATCTGCTGTTGGTCTTTCTACGGTGAAGGCCGCAAGATTGCTGAAGTATGCTGCACTTCCATTGTCTATGCCACAGAGAAGAAGCAGACCAAA GTTGAGTTTCCTGAGGCTCGAATCTTTGAAGAAACCCTCAATATCCTCATTTATGAGACTGGCAGAGGATCCGGTCCAGGAGGACTACACCTTTTAGATTCAAGAGGCTCACTGGGAACGGGCCAATCAGAGGAAGAGGGCGCTGTGGGCGGTGACAGACGAGTAAGACGGATCCACGTAAGGCGGCATATAATGCACGATGAAAGAGGGCACGGACAGCAAACTGTGTATAAGGACTAA